The sequence below is a genomic window from Streptomyces sp. NBC_00289.
TCCTGAGGCATCGCGCCGCGGAAGGGGAGCCGCTGCTGCGCCACGACCTTCATCTGCGCCGTGTCGACCTTGAGGAGTTCGCCGCTGAACTCGCAGGAGACGATGAAGTAGCGGCCGTCGAGGGAGAAGTCGGCGTGGTTGACGCCGTAGCAGCTGACCGGGACCGTCTTCAGGAGCTTCATCGTGTGCGGGTCCCGGAAGGCGAGTTCGCGGTCGAGGGAGGCCATGACGACGGCGTACTTGCCATTGGGCGTGAAGTACAGGTTGTACGGGTCGTGGACGTCGACGGACCTGCCGGCCTTCCCCGTCCTCGGGTCGATGGGGGTGAGGGTGTGGCCGCGGTTGTTGTTGACCCACAGCGTCTTCATGTCCCAGGAGGGCACGACGTGCTGGGGCTGACGGCCGACGCGGATCGTGTCGACGACCTCGTACGTCTTCGGGTCGATGACGGAGACGGTGTCGGACTCCGTGTTGGGGACGTAGATCCGCGACGGGAAGTCCTTGACCACCGGGGAGAGCCGGTTGGGGCGGTCGGCGGCGTACACGTCCTGCGGGTCGAGCACGGGCGGCATGCCGGGCAGACCCGGGACGGCCTTCTTCTTCGCCCGCTGCGGTGGCGCGGGCGGCACGTGGCCGGCCCTGGTGCCGTGGACCTGGTCCCCGTGCTCGTGTGTGGCCGAGCCGCAGGCGGCGAGGGAGGCGAGGACGGAGAAGGCGACGGCGAGGATCAGGGCGCGCGCGGTTTCGGTGGGTCGCATCAGCTGAGCAGCTCCGTGGTGGTGACCGCGCGCAGTCCGCGGCGGTCGAGCTCTTCGAGTACGGCGGGCAGCGCGGCGACCGTGTCGGGGTAGCCGAAGTGCAGGCTCACCACGGATCCGTTGCGGATCTCGCCGAGGACGGTACGGGTGACGGCGGGGGCGCCGGGCGAAGTGAAGTCGAGGGAGTCGACGTCGTACGACAGGACGTGGGGGTAGCCCGCGTCGCGGGCGAGGCGTTCGACGAGCGGGGAGGCGCGGGCGGCGCGGGAGGGGCGGAACCAGGTGCCGATGGACCCGGTGAGTCCGCGCAGCCGCTCGGCGCAACCGGTGATCTCCGCACGGGCCTCGGCCTCGGACATGGTGTTGATGCCCAGGTGGCGCTGGGTGTGGTTGCCGAGGTCATGGCCGCCGTCGAGGATGCGGCGGGCCAGGCCGGGGTGTTCGTCGAGCCAGGTGCCGACGGCGAGGACGGTGACGCGGGCGCCCTGCCGTTCGGCCTCGCCGAGGAGGGCGCGGGCGATGGCCGGATCGCCGTGTCCGTGGAAGGTGAGGGCGACGCGGGGGTGGGCGCGGGGGCCGTGGGTGACTTGGGCCGGTTGACCGGGGAAGGCGCGGGGGGCGGGGGCGGAGGCCGGTGGGGGTGCGGTCGGGGTCGCGGGGGACGTGCGGGCGGGGTGCGCGACGGCGCCGGCGGTGGAGCATCCGGCGAGCGTGCTTCCGGCGAGGAGTGCGGCACCCGTGCGCAGCGCCGTACGGCGGTCGGTCGTGGTCACCCGCACCATTTAAGGGGTGTACCGGGCGAAAACCGGCTATTGGACCGAGTGGCGGCCGGACACTCGGTCAGCGGGCACGCCCTAGCGGTCGGCCACCCTCATCTCGAACCAGGTGGTCTTGCCCCGTGGCAGCAGGTCGACGCCCCAGCGGTCGGACAGCTTGTCGACGAGGAACAGTCCGCGCCCGCTGATGTCCGTCTCCTGGACCGGCATCAGACAGGGCAGGCCCCGGGAGGGGTCGCGGACCTCGACGCGGATCCAGCCGCGGCGGCGGCGCATACGGAGACCGAAGACGCGGGCGCCGGTGTGCCGTACGGCGTTGCCGACCAGTTCGGAGACCAGTAAGACGGCGTCTTCCGTCATCTTCGGGGTGAGTCCCCACTGACGCAGGACCACCACCTGGGCCAGTCGGCGGGCCGTGGCCGCGGACTCGGGGCGGGACGGCAGCGGAACCTCGGCCTCGGTGGGATTGCCGAACAACTCGAGTGCTTTCAGCGCGTGTTCGTCCTCGACCGCAGGCGACCAGCGCGCCGCGGCCGCACGGCTGTGTCCCCGCGGCTGTTCGATGCCCTCCAGCCCCGCCATGCCCCCATCATGGCCGCCCGAACCGGCCGCCGGGGCCGTTCCCGCCGAATACACCCTCCGGAATCCCTCGTTCCGATGGGGTCGATCGGCATATGCCAACGGCACATCGGCACCGTCAACGACCCTTCTGGCCTGCGGAGAAGGCTCGGCTGGAGGCAATCGACAGGCTCCCTCGACAAGACAGGCTTAAGGCCGCCTTAAGGCTGCCATAAACCGTCCCATCGAGGGACCCCGATCGACCACCGGATCAGACACCCTGTCAATTGCAAGGGGTTCAGAGGAATTTCGCCTTGCCGGGGCCCTCATCCACGAAGCTGCGCATCCCGCGCTCACGGTCCTCCGTCGCGAACAGGCCCGCGAACCAGTTGCGTTCGACGGCCAGGCCCGTCTCGATGTCCGTCTCCAGGCCGGTGTCGATCGACTCCTTCGCCGCCCGGAGCGCGATCGCCGGGCCCTGCGCCAGCCTGGCCGCCCAGGCGTGGGCCTCCGTGTAGACGTCGGCGGCCGGGACCACCCGGTCCACCAGGCCCAGCGTGTGGGCCTCGTCCGCCTTCACCATCCGGCCGGTGAAGATCAGGTCCTTCGCCTTCGAGGGACCGATCAGCCGGGAGAGGCGCTGCGTGCCGCCGGCGCCCGGGATGAGGCCGAGCAGGATCTCCGGCTGGCCCAGCTTGGCGTTGTCGGCGGCGATCCGGAAGTCCGCGCACAGGGCGAGCTCGCAGCCGCCGCCCAGCGCGTAGCCGGTGACGGCGGCCACCACCGGCTTGGGGATGCGGGCCACCGCCGTGAACGAGTCCTGCAGGGCCTTCGCCCGCAGGATCATCGCGGTGTGGTCCATGGCCTGCATCTCCTTGATGTCCGCGCCCGCCGCGAACACCTTCTCGCCGCCGTAGATCACCACGGCGCGCACGTCCTCGCGCCGGGTGGCCTCCTCGGCGAGCTCCTTGAGCCGGTCCTGGGTGGCGACGTCCAGCGCGTTCATCGGCGGGCGGTCGAGGCGCAGGGTGCCGACGCCCTCGGCTACTTCGAGATTCACGGTCATGCAGGCAGGTTAACGGCCACTAACGCCAACGGCCCCGGTGCGCTACCTCACACACCGGGGCCGTGCCCGCACCGCGAGACGTCAGACGGTCAGGCCGTCCACTTGTCCCACGACATGTTCCAGCCGTTGAGCCCGTTGTCCGGGGCGACGGTCTGATCCTCGGAGTTCTTGACCTCGACCACGTCGCCGACCATCGAGTGGTCGAAGAACCAGCCCGCGGGAAGCCCGCGGTCGGAGCCGCCGCGCACGTCCTGCAGGCCGACGCAGCCGTGGCTGGCGTTGTAGTTGCCGAAGGCGTCGCCGCCCCAGTAGTTGCCGTGGATGAAGGTGCCGGAGGTGGTCAGGCGCATCGCGTCCGGCACGTCCTTGATGTCGTACTCGCCGCCGTAGCCGACCGTCTCGCCGTTCATCCGGGTCACCCGGAGCTTCTCGCTGATGACCATCTGGCCGTTCCAGGTCTCGTAGCCGGGCTTGCCGGTGGTGACCGGAACGGTCTTGACGACCTTGCCGTCCTGGGTGACCTTCATCGTGTGCTTCTTGGCGTCCACGATCGAGACCTGGTCGCGGCCGATGGTGAAGGAGACGGTCTTGGACTGCTTGCCGTAGACGCCGTCGCGGCCCTCGACACCGTCGAGCGCGAGGTCGACGGTGACCTTGGTGCCTTCCTTCCAGTACTTCTCCGGACGGAAGTCGAGGCGGTCGTTGCCGAACCAGTGGCCTTGGACGTCGACGGCGGGCACGGTCCTGATCGTGATGGCCTTCTCGACGTCCTCGGGGCTGGTGATGCCCCGGGTGAAGCGGATCGAGAACGGCATGCCGACGCCGACCTTCGAGCCGTCCTCGGGAGTGAAGTTGCCGATGAAGGTGTTCTGCGGCGTCAGCGTGGTGAAGCTGGAGTCCTCGGCGGCCGTACGGCCCGCCGAGTCCTTGGCGATCGCGTGCACCGTGTAGGTGGTGGAGGCGGCCAGGTGCGTGGCCGGTGTCCAGCCGGCACCGTCGCCGGATATCTTCCCGGCTATCTTCCCGCCCTTGGCGTCCTTGACCTCGACCTGGGTCAGCTTGCCCTTGGTGGCGCCCACCTTCAGGGCGCCACTGGTGTCGACGGACTTCGCACCGTCCTTGGGCGCGATGGAGACGACGGCCTCCGACTGCTTGCTCTGCGTGGTGGACGAGCCCTGCTCCGTCGCGCCGCCGGCCCCCGAGTCCGAGCCGCCACCCCCTCCGCACGCCGTCACCGCAAGAAGCAGCACTCCGACCACCGGTGCCAACAGCTTCTTGCGGCCACGCCCGCGTGCGTCAACCGACGCCCCCGATATCGGTCGCACGTTCAACTCTTCTCCCCTCGCCGGGCCTGGTCAGGCCCGCCCCGGCGCGCTCCACGCACGCATCGGCGCATATTAACCGGCGGGTTTTGAGCATCGTGTCAGGTCAAGGTCACCGTTCAGTCCCAACTTCAACGGAAAGTTGGGAGAGAACGCCCCCCCTGCCGGTCACTTCACCGCACTGCCCGCCTTCCACTCGCTCCAGCCCATGTTCCATCCGCCGAGGCCGTTGTCGGGAGCGACCTTCTTGTCATTGCTGTGGACGACCTCGACGACGTCGCCGACCAGACTGCGGTCGAAGAACCAGCCGGCGGGCGAGTCCGAGCTGCCGCCCTTCACGTCCCTGAGCCCCACGCAGCCGTGGCTGACATTGATGTTCCCGGGGGCGTCCGGCGCCCAGTAGTTGCCGTGCAGGAAGGTGCCGGAGTCCGTCAGGCGCATGGCGTGCGGGACGTCCGGGATGTCGTACTCGCCGCCGAAGCCGACGGTACGGCTGTTCATGCGGGTCACCTCGAGCATCTCGGTGATGACCATCCTGCCGTTGTACGTGGTGGTCTTCGGGGCGCCGGCCGTGATCGGGACGGTGGCGAGGAGGTCGCCGTCGCGCCGGACGTCCATGGTGTGCCGGGCCGCGTCGACCAGGGAGACCTGACTGCGGCCGACGGTGAAGGAGAACGTCTTGTACTGGACCCCGTAGACGCCGGGTGCCCCCTCGACGTCCCGCAGCCGCAGGGCGACGGTGACCTGCGTACCCGGCTTCCAGTACCGCTCGGGGCGGAAGTCGAGGCGGGCGCCGCCGAACCAGTGGGGGCGGATCTCGACCGGCGGCTTCGCGGTGACGTGGATCGCCCGCTCGACGGCGGCGCGGT
It includes:
- a CDS encoding YncE family protein, yielding MRPTETARALILAVAFSVLASLAACGSATHEHGDQVHGTRAGHVPPAPPQRAKKKAVPGLPGMPPVLDPQDVYAADRPNRLSPVVKDFPSRIYVPNTESDTVSVIDPKTYEVVDTIRVGRQPQHVVPSWDMKTLWVNNNRGHTLTPIDPRTGKAGRSVDVHDPYNLYFTPNGKYAVVMASLDRELAFRDPHTMKLLKTVPVSCYGVNHADFSLDGRYFIVSCEFSGELLKVDTAQMKVVAQQRLPFRGAMPQDVKISPDGKRFYVADMMADGMWVLDGDTFARPELLPTGKGAHGLYVSRDSREMYVSNRGEGTVSVFDFTQNRLTKKWHLPQGGSPDMGGVSADGKILWLSGRYNSEVYAIDTRTGVQLARIKVGSGPHGLAVYPQPGRYSLGHTGIFR
- a CDS encoding Ig-like domain-containing protein; amino-acid sequence: MNVRPISGASVDARGRGRKKLLAPVVGVLLLAVTACGGGGGSDSGAGGATEQGSSTTQSKQSEAVVSIAPKDGAKSVDTSGALKVGATKGKLTQVEVKDAKGGKIAGKISGDGAGWTPATHLAASTTYTVHAIAKDSAGRTAAEDSSFTTLTPQNTFIGNFTPEDGSKVGVGMPFSIRFTRGITSPEDVEKAITIRTVPAVDVQGHWFGNDRLDFRPEKYWKEGTKVTVDLALDGVEGRDGVYGKQSKTVSFTIGRDQVSIVDAKKHTMKVTQDGKVVKTVPVTTGKPGYETWNGQMVISEKLRVTRMNGETVGYGGEYDIKDVPDAMRLTTSGTFIHGNYWGGDAFGNYNASHGCVGLQDVRGGSDRGLPAGWFFDHSMVGDVVEVKNSEDQTVAPDNGLNGWNMSWDKWTA
- a CDS encoding polysaccharide deacetylase family protein: MVRVTTTDRRTALRTGAALLAGSTLAGCSTAGAVAHPARTSPATPTAPPPASAPAPRAFPGQPAQVTHGPRAHPRVALTFHGHGDPAIARALLGEAERQGARVTVLAVGTWLDEHPGLARRILDGGHDLGNHTQRHLGINTMSEAEARAEITGCAERLRGLTGSIGTWFRPSRAARASPLVERLARDAGYPHVLSYDVDSLDFTSPGAPAVTRTVLGEIRNGSVVSLHFGYPDTVAALPAVLEELDRRGLRAVTTTELLS
- a CDS encoding enoyl-CoA hydratase/isomerase family protein, with the protein product MTVNLEVAEGVGTLRLDRPPMNALDVATQDRLKELAEEATRREDVRAVVIYGGEKVFAAGADIKEMQAMDHTAMILRAKALQDSFTAVARIPKPVVAAVTGYALGGGCELALCADFRIAADNAKLGQPEILLGLIPGAGGTQRLSRLIGPSKAKDLIFTGRMVKADEAHTLGLVDRVVPAADVYTEAHAWAARLAQGPAIALRAAKESIDTGLETDIETGLAVERNWFAGLFATEDRERGMRSFVDEGPGKAKFL
- a CDS encoding Ig-like domain-containing protein — protein: MRHGQGRARRARAALAAVLTWAGLLAGATGCTSEGTSAIEQVLGKPPAPEDVIRVTPDDGSRGVRPDRTLLVRVPSGRIESVKVVRSQDAQESPVPGHVSEDGLRWEPDDEKLALAARYTVDAVALDGRGRRSARHTTFTTYVPDKRFIGYVTPENRSTVGTGMIVSLEFNRAIEHRAAVERAIHVTAKPPVEIRPHWFGGARLDFRPERYWKPGTQVTVALRLRDVEGAPGVYGVQYKTFSFTVGRSQVSLVDAARHTMDVRRDGDLLATVPITAGAPKTTTYNGRMVITEMLEVTRMNSRTVGFGGEYDIPDVPHAMRLTDSGTFLHGNYWAPDAPGNINVSHGCVGLRDVKGGSSDSPAGWFFDRSLVGDVVEVVHSNDKKVAPDNGLGGWNMGWSEWKAGSAVK
- a CDS encoding ATP-binding protein, yielding MAGLEGIEQPRGHSRAAAARWSPAVEDEHALKALELFGNPTEAEVPLPSRPESAATARRLAQVVVLRQWGLTPKMTEDAVLLVSELVGNAVRHTGARVFGLRMRRRRGWIRVEVRDPSRGLPCLMPVQETDISGRGLFLVDKLSDRWGVDLLPRGKTTWFEMRVADR